The Helicobacter ganmani genome includes a window with the following:
- a CDS encoding glycosyltransferase, whose product MKKILILHFHHHNDPRARREYDILSSKYHMSGLGYGISRKFDFIIVSKPKWTFKMKLIQRFWLFFKCYEKVYWNLPQIKEAEKKLKDKEFDIIIAHNEESLPLVLKYKKGAKVIVDMHEYAPKEFEHSFWWRFYFAPYKHYLCQTYLPQADYVYSVSQGIAEEYTKNYGIKCDVITSAAYYFAPPPHYLPIPKKQNKSNSFITEWHHPREALK is encoded by the coding sequence ATGAAAAAAATTTTAATTTTACATTTTCATCATCACAATGATCCACGCGCAAGAAGGGAATATGATATTTTAAGTAGCAAGTATCATATGAGCGGATTAGGTTATGGTATAAGTCGGAAATTTGATTTTATTATAGTTTCTAAGCCCAAATGGACATTTAAGATGAAACTAATCCAAAGATTTTGGCTGTTTTTTAAATGCTATGAAAAAGTCTATTGGAATCTACCACAAATAAAAGAAGCAGAGAAAAAGCTAAAGGATAAAGAGTTTGATATTATCATCGCACACAATGAGGAATCCCTGCCACTTGTGCTAAAATACAAAAAAGGCGCGAAAGTTATTGTGGATATGCACGAATATGCCCCAAAGGAATTTGAACATTCTTTTTGGTGGAGATTCTATTTTGCGCCCTATAAACATTACCTATGCCAAACCTACCTCCCCCAAGCTGATTATGTCTATTCTGTTTCGCAAGGAATCGCAGAGGAATATACCAAAAACTATGGCATAAAATGTGATGTAATTACATCAGCAGCCTATTATTTTGCCCCCCCCCCACATTATTTGCCCATTCCAAAGAAACAGAACAAATCAAACTCATTTATCACGGAATGGCATCACCCGAGAGAGGCATTGAAGTAA
- a CDS encoding N-acetyl sugar amidotransferase: MKYQVCSRCVMDTSDSLIYFDEKGICNHCHRYDDFVIPQWQNCTKEKLDSKIQQIKEECKNKAYDVIIGLSGGVDSSYVLHYMKTNYELRILAVHIDAGWNTQIANENIKKLVNKLQIPLHTITIDWNEMRDLQVAFLKSGVANCDTPQDHAFFASLYGYAVENNIRHVLSGFNLATESIFPTSWVHSSIDSMQLKDIHKKFGEIPLKTYPIVGFLKYWFYYPFIKKFRIISPLNYINYNKKGAISILNASYNWQNYGEKHEESLWTKFFQSYYLMKKFGYDVRKPYYSSMILSGGMSREEALKQLLVAPTEESLQQDLNNILDKLQLTPAQWQTIMESPKRDYTEYANNHQLYLLKQKYFDVYFPFSYFWETN; this comes from the coding sequence ATGAAATATCAAGTTTGTAGTCGTTGTGTAATGGATACAAGCGATTCTTTAATATATTTTGATGAAAAGGGAATATGTAATCATTGTCATAGGTATGACGATTTTGTGATACCGCAATGGCAAAATTGCACAAAAGAAAAGTTAGATTCTAAAATACAACAAATCAAAGAGGAATGCAAAAATAAGGCTTATGATGTCATCATTGGTTTAAGCGGTGGTGTGGATAGTTCTTATGTGTTGCATTATATGAAAACAAATTATGAGTTGCGTATTTTGGCGGTGCATATTGATGCGGGGTGGAATACACAAATAGCAAATGAGAATATTAAAAAACTTGTAAATAAACTTCAGATTCCATTGCATACAATCACAATTGATTGGAATGAAATGCGGGATTTACAAGTGGCATTTCTCAAAAGCGGTGTGGCAAATTGTGATACACCACAAGACCATGCGTTTTTCGCTAGTCTTTATGGTTATGCAGTTGAAAATAATATTCGCCATGTTTTAAGCGGGTTCAATTTGGCTACAGAGTCTATATTTCCAACCTCTTGGGTGCATTCTAGCATTGATTCTATGCAACTCAAAGATATTCACAAAAAGTTTGGCGAGATACCTTTAAAGACTTATCCTATTGTAGGGTTTTTAAAATATTGGTTCTATTATCCTTTTATTAAAAAATTTCGTATCATTTCCCCATTAAACTATATCAATTACAATAAAAAAGGAGCTATTTCTATATTGAACGCAAGTTATAATTGGCAAAACTATGGAGAGAAGCACGAGGAATCCCTTTGGACGAAATTTTTTCAATCCTATTATTTGATGAAAAAATTTGGTTATGATGTTAGAAAACCTTATTATTCAAGTATGATTCTATCTGGAGGAATGAGTAGAGAAGAGGCTTTAAAACAACTTTTGGTTGCACCAACAGAAGAATCTTTGCAACAAGATTTAAACAATATTCTTGATAAATTACAACTAACTCCTGCACAATGGCAAACCATTATGGAATCACCCAAAAGGGATTATACAGAATATGCTAACAATCATCAATTGTATCTTTTAAAACAAAAGTATTTTGATGTTTATTTCCCATTTTCTTATTTTTGGGAGACTAATTAA
- a CDS encoding glycosyltransferase family protein, with amino-acid sequence MRILLGLNEISNDLQNLKRGFDSLGIPSDIILLNDYKFGVDESLITRNWNISLAKYAIKMYSKYKKTLLLKHLFSPFSWLARFILFIRCLLTYDVFILMAYSRFLGYKELPILKFFNKKIIFQVMGSDFRPPYLNGSFVGRNIEDIYQLTLETKKRVEIIEKYASYIVSYKAASHFQTLPYIDYRYFGLPTDYSYIQIKNIPTSYYKKQTIKIIHAPTNQVAKGTPVILEVIESLKKKYDIEFVLLSDISNQEVLYHIATCDFAIDQLYSGGGYMAGFSREVAFLKKPIIVTGYDMPYFYDDFEDKEKIPPVVCGLPEELEDLIVRLLKDKQYRITMGEKAYQFVTEQWNQVAVAQQFQRLICNNIPQEWWCNPLENERLWHYGRSHQVVREFLKEYIAEKGKYALLLKHNPQLEKNILNFAT; translated from the coding sequence ATGCGAATCTTGCTGGGGTTAAATGAAATTTCAAATGATTTGCAGAATCTTAAGAGAGGGTTTGATTCATTGGGTATTCCTAGTGATATTATTTTGCTTAATGATTATAAATTTGGTGTTGATGAAAGTCTAATCACACGAAATTGGAATATTTCATTGGCTAAGTATGCAATTAAAATGTATAGCAAATATAAAAAAACTTTGTTATTAAAGCATCTTTTCTCGCCTTTTTCTTGGTTGGCAAGATTTATCTTGTTTATACGTTGTTTGCTAACTTATGATGTGTTTATTTTGATGGCATATTCAAGGTTTTTAGGCTATAAAGAATTGCCTATTTTAAAATTTTTTAACAAAAAAATTATCTTTCAAGTTATGGGTTCAGATTTTAGACCCCCTTACTTAAATGGTTCTTTTGTTGGAAGAAATATAGAGGATATTTATCAATTAACCTTAGAGACAAAGAAAAGAGTTGAAATTATTGAAAAATATGCTTCCTATATTGTTAGCTACAAAGCAGCATCACATTTTCAAACTTTGCCTTATATTGATTATCGTTATTTTGGATTGCCTACGGATTATAGTTATATTCAAATAAAAAACATTCCCACTTCCTATTATAAAAAGCAAACAATTAAAATTATACACGCTCCTACAAATCAGGTAGCAAAAGGAACGCCCGTTATCTTGGAAGTAATTGAATCACTCAAAAAAAAATATGATATAGAGTTTGTTTTGCTTTCAGATATAAGTAATCAAGAAGTTTTGTATCATATAGCAACTTGTGATTTTGCAATTGACCAGCTTTATTCTGGTGGTGGATATATGGCAGGATTTTCAAGGGAAGTAGCTTTTTTAAAAAAGCCTATTATTGTAACGGGTTATGATATGCCTTATTTTTATGATGATTTTGAGGATAAAGAAAAAATACCTCCTGTGGTGTGTGGATTGCCTGAAGAGTTGGAGGATTTAATTGTGCGTCTGCTTAAAGATAAGCAATACAGAATAACGATGGGAGAAAAAGCATATCAATTTGTTACAGAGCAATGGAATCAAGTTGCTGTTGCTCAACAATTTCAACGATTAATTTGCAATAACATTCCTCAAGAATGGTGGTGCAACCCATTGGAGAATGAGAGGCTTTGGCACTATGGTAGAAGCCACCAAGTAGTGCGTGAATTTTTAAAAGAATATATAGCAGAGAAAGGCAAATATGCTTTGCTATTAAAACATAATCCACAGCTAGAGAAAAATATATTAAATTTTGCTACTTAA
- a CDS encoding phosphopantetheine-binding protein: MKVSKEAIRGILKEIDILSEVDELSDELGLVEQGVDSLDMANLYLKLEEKFKIKIPDTDLHLVQSIAGIQEYLQGKE, from the coding sequence ATGAAAGTTAGTAAAGAAGCAATTAGAGGGATTCTTAAAGAAATTGATATTTTAAGTGAAGTTGATGAGTTATCCGATGAGTTAGGGCTTGTGGAGCAAGGCGTAGATAGTTTGGATATGGCAAATTTATATCTTAAACTAGAGGAAAAATTCAAGATTAAGATTCCAGACACTGACTTACATTTGGTGCAGAGTATTGCGGGGATTCAAGAGTATCTGCAAGGTAAGGAGTAG
- a CDS encoding ketoacyl-ACP synthase III, whose product MIGIVGIAGYIPENRVSNNALAKEYGLEEKFLHDKIGVLNHSIMDKSETALTMCLKAFEELKHQVNIEKIDVVAVITQNPDYNVPHLSALLHKELGLDKNTACFDVSLGCSGYVYGLSILQSFMLCNGFKSGLLFTADPYSRIVDKKDKDTALLFGDAASVTLLGERAIFYPKKTLFGSDGVLGWDSLICRNQKLEMNGRQVFSFAATEVPKQIQQLLTMENLNIQEIDLFILHQGSRYIVETISKRLGVDSSKVPYEILDYGNTISSSIPLVLRNHLHANARKIVISGFGVGFSWASSILTKE is encoded by the coding sequence ATGATAGGGATAGTAGGGATTGCAGGTTATATTCCTGAAAATAGAGTTTCTAACAATGCTTTAGCAAAAGAATATGGTTTAGAAGAAAAATTCCTACACGATAAAATAGGGGTGCTTAATCACTCCATAATGGACAAAAGTGAGACTGCTTTAACAATGTGCTTGAAGGCTTTTGAGGAATTAAAGCATCAAGTAAATATAGAAAAGATTGATGTTGTTGCAGTCATCACACAAAATCCGGATTATAATGTACCTCATCTTTCCGCTTTATTGCACAAAGAGCTGGGATTGGATAAAAATACTGCTTGTTTTGATGTTTCTCTAGGGTGTTCAGGATATGTTTATGGCTTGTCTATTTTGCAATCTTTTATGCTTTGTAATGGATTTAAAAGCGGGTTGCTTTTTACGGCTGACCCTTACTCACGGATAGTAGATAAAAAGGACAAGGATACTGCTTTGCTTTTTGGTGATGCTGCTTCTGTTACGCTTTTGGGGGAAAGAGCAATTTTTTATCCTAAAAAAACTTTATTTGGTAGTGATGGTGTTTTGGGTTGGGATTCTTTAATTTGTCGCAATCAAAAATTGGAAATGAATGGAAGACAAGTATTTAGCTTCGCTGCCACAGAAGTGCCAAAACAGATTCAGCAACTTTTGACAATGGAGAATCTGAACATTCAAGAGATTGATTTATTTATCTTGCATCAAGGAAGTCGCTATATTGTAGAGACGATTAGCAAGAGGCTAGGAGTGGATAGTTCTAAAGTGCCTTATGAGATTTTGGATTATGGCAATACAATTTCCTCTTCTATCCCGCTAGTTTTAAGGAATCATCTCCACGCGAATGCAAGAAAAATTGTAATAAGTGGTTTTGGTGTAGGATTTTCTTGGGCAAGTTCAATTTTAACAAAGGAGTGA
- a CDS encoding LbetaH domain-containing protein, with amino-acid sequence MVLHLNMDIISLEKWGVEHLGAVESMVENTLSYAENKTFFLKAVANPNIIILLTTESVYLELKPYIKREILILLTSNPKFYFWSIHNQYGSRFKEHICHIESYRGVNVKIHPTAYIEENVYLGDNVEVGVNAYIASNSYVGNDSYVGNGVVVGAQGLELAYNGNEKIMIKRYGGVKINNNVHIMDNSVVSKSVWGITELQDSVSVSVLCNIAANCSIGKLTRMSGNCLVGGSAKLGENVILGPSVTIKDGIKIGANSRVRIGSVVVQNYPENSDISGNFAYEHIKNIRNFARFRNG; translated from the coding sequence ATGGTTTTGCATTTGAATATGGATATAATTTCTCTTGAAAAATGGGGTGTAGAGCATCTTGGTGCGGTAGAATCTATGGTTGAGAATACATTAAGCTATGCCGAGAATAAAACTTTTTTTTTAAAGGCAGTTGCTAATCCAAATATCATAATTCTTCTTACAACAGAATCTGTTTATTTGGAATTGAAGCCTTACATTAAAAGAGAAATTTTAATCCTCCTCACAAGCAACCCAAAGTTTTATTTTTGGAGTATTCATAACCAATATGGCTCAAGATTTAAAGAGCATATTTGCCATATAGAAAGCTATCGTGGCGTCAATGTAAAAATTCACCCAACTGCGTATATTGAAGAGAATGTTTATCTGGGAGATAATGTAGAAGTAGGTGTGAATGCTTATATTGCCTCTAATTCTTATGTGGGGAATGATTCTTATGTGGGGAATGGCGTGGTTGTTGGTGCGCAAGGGTTAGAGTTGGCTTATAATGGTAATGAAAAAATTATGATTAAACGTTATGGTGGTGTTAAAATTAACAACAATGTGCATATTATGGATAATAGCGTTGTGAGCAAGTCTGTGTGGGGGATTACGGAATTACAGGATTCTGTATCTGTATCAGTTCTTTGTAATATTGCGGCAAATTGTAGTATTGGTAAGCTTACACGAATGTCAGGGAATTGTTTGGTAGGTGGAAGCGCAAAACTTGGAGAAAATGTAATTTTGGGACCTTCTGTAACGATTAAGGACGGAATCAAGATTGGCGCAAATTCAAGGGTTAGAATTGGCAGTGTTGTAGTGCAAAATTATCCTGAAAACTCCGATATTTCTGGAAATTTTGCGTATGAACATATTAAAAATATTCGTAATTTTGCAAGGTTTAGAAATGGATAA
- a CDS encoding polysaccharide deacetylase WbmS family protein, with protein sequence MKPYINWDRLIRCPYHWADDVACMYEQKIDFTRFSFFENHYFIISFHPINLFLNTESLNRYESARSYFQNYEQLKKYQGDSPIGSRSVLNIFLN encoded by the coding sequence TTGAAGCCTTATATTAATTGGGACAGATTAATCCGATGTCCTTATCATTGGGCAGATGATGTGGCTTGTATGTATGAACAAAAAATTGATTTTACGCGATTTTCTTTTTTTGAAAATCATTACTTTATTATTTCTTTTCACCCAATCAATTTGTTTTTGAACACGGAATCTCTAAATCGTTATGAAAGTGCGAGAAGTTATTTTCAAAATTATGAGCAGCTTAAGAAGTATCAAGGGGATTCTCCCATTGGAAGTCGCAGTGTTTTAAATATTTTTTTAAATTAA
- a CDS encoding polysaccharide deacetylase WbmS family protein: MFFGNIGEIDLENPSSYQKIFLTFDIDWASDEVLEYCIDIIEKANVKATWFVTHETPLLERLRANPNFELGIHPNFNPLLEGDFTYGKNYKEVLKHFLNIVPEAKSMRSHCLGISSRILQEAKNLGITHESNICIPAMAAGGGGYFEALY; the protein is encoded by the coding sequence TTGTTTTTTGGCAATATAGGTGAAATTGATTTAGAGAATCCTAGCTCGTATCAAAAGATATTTTTAACCTTTGATATAGATTGGGCAAGTGATGAGGTTTTGGAATATTGCATTGATATTATAGAAAAAGCTAATGTTAAAGCAACTTGGTTTGTAACGCACGAAACTCCACTTTTGGAGCGGTTACGCGCAAATCCAAATTTTGAACTTGGAATCCACCCTAACTTCAATCCTCTGTTGGAGGGAGATTTTACTTATGGTAAAAATTATAAAGAGGTATTAAAACATTTTTTAAATATTGTCCCAGAGGCTAAATCTATGAGAAGCCATTGTCTTGGAATTTCTAGCAGAATCTTGCAAGAGGCTAAAAATCTAGGTATTACGCACGAGAGTAATATTTGTATTCCTGCTATGGCTGCGGGGGGGGGGGGGTATTTTGAAGCCTTATATTAA
- a CDS encoding formyltransferase family protein, with amino-acid sequence MNIAFFCTGEGSFFKFIWNNKHLLKVDKILLLSDRDCGVMTFLQDKKLSKTIYAKKCGDMEFESQAKEWFLSEKIDYVFLSCNKILRYDLLECYGDNRKRMFNFHPSLLPKYIGLNSIQQAFDNKDMLYGASIHYAIKEVDCGGILARCMIERVEDDFELYRHRLFVNQAVLGLDFIYKLSLGKTFHTLKGVVQKTGFEPQLTIPIESIKFFNAMDSKLLQIF; translated from the coding sequence ATGAATATTGCATTTTTCTGCACGGGAGAGGGTTCGTTTTTTAAATTTATTTGGAACAATAAACATTTGTTGAAAGTTGATAAAATCCTTTTGCTATCCGATAGGGATTGTGGAGTAATGACGTTTTTGCAAGATAAGAAATTAAGTAAAACAATCTATGCTAAAAAATGTGGAGATATGGAGTTTGAATCACAGGCAAAAGAATGGTTTTTGAGTGAAAAAATAGATTATGTCTTTTTGTCTTGTAATAAAATTTTGCGTTACGATTTATTGGAGTGTTATGGGGATAATCGTAAAAGAATGTTTAATTTTCACCCAAGTCTTTTACCAAAATATATTGGGTTAAATTCTATCCAACAAGCCTTTGATAACAAAGATATGCTTTATGGGGCAAGTATTCATTATGCAATCAAAGAAGTAGATTGCGGAGGGATTCTTGCGCGTTGTATGATAGAAAGGGTAGAAGATGACTTTGAGTTGTATCGTCATAGACTATTCGTGAATCAGGCGGTTTTGGGGCTAGACTTTATTTATAAATTATCTTTAGGCAAAACATTTCATACTCTTAAAGGTGTAGTGCAAAAAACAGGATTTGAGCCACAATTAACAATCCCGATAGAATCCATAAAATTTTTTAATGCAATGGATTCCAAATTGCTCCAAATATTTTGA
- a CDS encoding peptidoglycan bridge formation glycyltransferase FemA/FemB family protein, with translation MRVEKLHFRLHSSYNTFLESMSATLYYSLPFKNLLEDFLQCSSHYMVALEGDKVCGILPLMSKNGLYGEVLNSLPFYGSNGGIIANNAEASFLLRESYNQLASVFASANYIQNPLIIESGGILHDFVDRRLSQWTKLVDRDSLLASFAPSARRNIKKALKENIKVAITREIDFLYQTHRKNILANNGIPKEKRFFEKIAKYFENTEYKIYMAFYNNKPIAASLLFYFGGIVEYYTPATLLEFRNLQALPLLIYIAMAEAYESGCQWWNWGGTWRSQESLYKFKEKFGAMEKRYNYYCKLNNQKILNAEASELLREYPYFYVVPFSILRESE, from the coding sequence ATGCGAGTTGAAAAGCTACATTTTCGCTTGCATAGCTCATATAATACATTTTTAGAGTCTATGTCAGCAACTCTCTATTACTCTTTGCCTTTTAAGAATCTTTTAGAAGATTTTTTGCAATGCAGTTCTCACTATATGGTTGCTTTGGAGGGAGATAAGGTTTGCGGAATCTTGCCCTTGATGTCTAAAAATGGTTTGTATGGAGAAGTTTTAAATTCTCTGCCATTCTATGGAAGCAATGGGGGAATTATCGCAAATAATGCGGAGGCTAGTTTTCTTTTAAGAGAATCTTATAATCAACTTGCTTCTGTATTTGCGAGTGCAAATTATATTCAAAATCCGTTGATAATAGAATCTGGCGGTATTTTGCACGATTTTGTGGATAGGCGACTTTCTCAATGGACGAAATTGGTGGATAGGGATTCCTTATTGGCTTCATTTGCTCCTAGTGCGAGACGCAATATCAAAAAAGCCCTTAAAGAGAATATAAAAGTTGCTATAACAAGAGAGATTGATTTTTTATATCAAACGCATAGAAAGAATATTTTGGCTAATAATGGAATCCCAAAAGAAAAAAGATTCTTTGAAAAAATTGCTAAATATTTTGAAAATACAGAGTATAAAATTTATATGGCATTTTACAACAATAAACCCATAGCAGCTTCGCTACTCTTTTATTTTGGAGGAATTGTAGAATACTATACACCAGCGACTTTGCTAGAGTTTAGGAATCTGCAAGCTCTCCCTTTGTTGATTTATATTGCTATGGCGGAAGCTTATGAGAGTGGTTGTCAGTGGTGGAATTGGGGTGGGACTTGGAGAAGTCAGGAAAGCTTATATAAATTTAAAGAAAAATTTGGTGCAATGGAAAAACGTTATAATTATTATTGCAAATTGAATAATCAAAAAATTTTAAATGCTGAAGCTTCGGAACTATTGAGGGAATATCCTTATTTTTATGTTGTTCCATTTAGCATTTTAAGGGAGAGCGAATGA
- a CDS encoding sulfotransferase domain-containing protein, protein MKTPNFIIGGTAAGGTSYLYELLIQHSEVYLPKRRIPEPHYYYKSWEYAKGLEWYLKEYFSEASEDKRAVGERSSSYLYGGARVAQRIAKDFPQMKFIFMLRNPIQRAWGNYRFTALQGLEELSFYDAIKREKIRIKESHGIWSEIQPYDYTGRGFYAKQLKEFLEFFPKEQILCIKSESLSNDNLEPLFKIYRFLGLLDTAFMPLPAPIHASPSVVSAKVQKELRDYFGGDKFRFLINDIRKEENVEIQDKQKYLQLQENLKGKKEAIPQDCEKILQEIFKFDIEELEKMVDFDVRSWQTISGGGGV, encoded by the coding sequence GTGAAAACTCCTAATTTTATTATCGGTGGCACTGCCGCAGGTGGAACAAGTTATTTATATGAGCTTCTTATTCAACATTCCGAAGTCTATTTGCCAAAGCGAAGAATCCCAGAGCCTCATTATTACTACAAGAGTTGGGAATATGCAAAGGGGCTAGAGTGGTATTTAAAAGAATATTTCAGCGAAGCATCTGAAGATAAAAGGGCTGTTGGAGAGCGTTCTAGCTCCTATCTCTATGGCGGAGCAAGAGTTGCTCAAAGGATTGCTAAGGATTTTCCGCAAATGAAATTTATCTTTATGTTGCGCAATCCTATTCAAAGAGCGTGGGGGAATTATCGCTTTACTGCACTGCAGGGTTTAGAGGAATTGAGTTTTTACGATGCAATCAAGCGAGAAAAAATTAGAATCAAAGAATCACATGGGATTTGGAGTGAGATTCAACCTTATGATTACACAGGCAGAGGATTTTATGCTAAGCAGCTTAAAGAATTTTTAGAATTTTTCCCCAAAGAGCAGATTTTATGTATTAAGTCAGAATCTCTCTCTAATGACAATTTAGAGCCACTTTTCAAGATTTATCGTTTCTTGGGGCTTTTAGATACCGCTTTTATGCCACTACCTGCACCAATTCACGCAAGCCCAAGTGTGGTAAGTGCTAAAGTGCAAAAGGAGCTAAGAGATTATTTTGGCGGAGATAAATTCAGATTTTTAATAAATGATATTCGCAAAGAGGAAAATGTAGAGATTCAAGACAAACAAAAATATTTGCAACTTCAAGAGAATCTCAAAGGCAAAAAAGAAGCAATACCACAAGATTGTGAAAAAATTTTGCAAGAGATTTTTAAATTTGACATAGAAGAATTGGAAAAAATGGTGGATTTTGATGTGAGATCTTGGCAAACAATTTCTGGGGGGGGGGGCGTTTAG
- a CDS encoding acyltransferase: MKNKNILKQKRKIFSFFSYLRDRKKIKYNRVLPLNEYLSNRWEKANYLQWGEGSNCYDNVYVFGDVQVGENTFVGPFCILDGGGGLRIGKFCSISAGVQIYTHNSVQWSHQGGGSLEYAPVVIEDYCYIGPNSVISMGVTIGKGAIVGACSFVNKNVPPYTKVAGCPARIISTNIGGNMKDINPLVCGGGGFLKSPSPLVA, encoded by the coding sequence ATGAAAAATAAAAATATTTTAAAGCAAAAAAGAAAGATATTTAGTTTCTTTTCTTATTTGAGGGATAGAAAAAAGATAAAATATAATAGAGTCTTGCCCTTGAATGAATATCTTAGTAATCGTTGGGAAAAGGCAAATTATTTACAATGGGGAGAGGGAAGTAACTGCTATGATAATGTCTATGTTTTTGGCGATGTGCAAGTAGGAGAAAATACCTTTGTTGGTCCTTTTTGTATTCTTGATGGAGGCGGGGGGTTAAGAATTGGTAAGTTTTGTTCTATTTCTGCTGGAGTGCAGATTTATACACACAATAGTGTGCAGTGGTCTCATCAAGGAGGTGGCTCACTTGAATATGCTCCTGTTGTAATAGAGGATTACTGCTATATTGGTCCTAATTCAGTGATAAGTATGGGCGTTACAATTGGAAAGGGAGCTATTGTAGGGGCTTGTAGCTTTGTAAATAAAAATGTCCCACCTTATACAAAAGTTGCAGGGTGTCCTGCAAGAATTATTTCAACAAACATAGGAGGAAATATGAAAGATATAAATCCATTAGTGTGTGGGGGGGGGGGATTTCTTAAAAGCCCCAGCCCTCTTGTGGCATAG
- a CDS encoding DegT/DnrJ/EryC1/StrS family aminotransferase — MIKLIQPYIHFDEVKEDFKEIFDSGWLTKGKYIQQFMQNLQDYMNIQYAYATTSATTALSICLKALNLQSQDEVIVSDFSFPATSNVLEDLGIKPIFADVCLSTFNMLPEEIEKKISEKTKAVIFVHALGNPSGVSKIQEICRHYKIPLIEDAACAIGSSECGKKAGTFGELGCFSFHPRKLLTTGEGGAVVFNEESFKEFFEIKLNHGAVFHQDKFDFVDFGYNYRLPELQAVMGIKQLKKLDNIIQERNQIRKAYIQYLNPLGFQAQEINKEVVFNVQSMVFVVPKNICRDDLITYLYQNGIESTLGTYCLSGTTFCKNKYNAIQKNAKFLEDSTLTLPCYKGVDVEYISQTIQKFLT, encoded by the coding sequence ATGATAAAGTTAATTCAACCTTATATTCATTTTGACGAAGTCAAGGAAGATTTTAAAGAGATTTTTGATTCTGGTTGGCTGACAAAGGGCAAATATATTCAGCAATTTATGCAAAATTTACAAGATTACATGAATATCCAATATGCCTATGCAACCACATCAGCAACTACTGCTTTGAGTATTTGCCTTAAGGCATTGAATCTGCAAAGTCAAGATGAGGTAATTGTATCAGACTTTTCCTTTCCTGCTACTTCAAATGTATTGGAGGATTTAGGAATTAAACCGATATTTGCAGATGTTTGTTTATCTACTTTTAATATGCTTCCAGAGGAGATTGAAAAGAAAATTTCTGAAAAGACCAAAGCAGTTATTTTTGTGCATGCACTAGGGAATCCTAGTGGTGTTTCTAAGATTCAAGAAATATGTCGGCATTATAAAATTCCATTGATAGAGGACGCAGCTTGTGCAATAGGCAGCAGTGAGTGCGGTAAAAAAGCCGGCACATTTGGTGAGTTGGGTTGTTTTAGTTTTCACCCTAGAAAACTCTTAACGACAGGAGAAGGAGGGGCGGTTGTTTTTAATGAGGAAAGTTTTAAGGAATTTTTTGAAATCAAATTAAATCACGGAGCAGTGTTTCATCAAGATAAATTTGACTTTGTGGATTTTGGTTATAATTATAGACTTCCAGAATTACAAGCTGTTATGGGTATCAAGCAGTTAAAAAAGCTAGACAATATCATTCAAGAAAGAAACCAAATCAGGAAAGCATATATTCAATATTTGAACCCTTTAGGATTCCAAGCTCAAGAAATTAATAAAGAAGTAGTTTTTAATGTGCAGTCTATGGTTTTTGTTGTTCCAAAAAATATTTGTAGAGATGATTTAATTACTTATTTATATCAAAATGGTATAGAAAGCACTTTGGGCACTTATTGTTTAAGTGGCACAACTTTTTGCAAGAATAAATACAATGCGATTCAAAAGAATGCAAAATTTTTAGAAGATTCTACTTTAACACTTCCTTGCTATAAGGGGGTTGATGTAGAGTATATTTCTCAAACTATTCAAAAGTTCTTAACATAG